The segment GTTACTACTGGTACATCTGTTGTTCCTTGTTTAGTAATTGTTATTGATTTTTCACAATATTGGCTATTCCAATGAAAAGTATACGTTCCCGGTGTAGTAAATCCTGAAACATTTGTTAATCCGCTATTTGGATTTGCAATAGTTGTTGTTGCCGGATTACCAGCATCTGCAACCCATTGTCCTACTCCATTTGCATCAAAAGACATTGAAGTTGTTGTACAGTCTAATGTTGTATTGGCTGTATTTATTGTGATATCTACATTGGCCTTGAAATTAGCTGCATCTAAAATATGTCCGATAGCATTTCCAACTGTACGGAAAATAAACCGTGTTGTCGTTTGCCCACTCGGAATGTTATAACTGCCCTGAATCAAGTCCCAATTCGAACTATTCGCAAAATCTTCAGCAATTACCGTAAATGGTCCTGAAGGTGGTCCGGCAAATAATTGCAGCGTAGAACCTGTACCATTGGCTTGTCTCGTGGCACTGGCAAAGCTAAAATCCATTAGTGTAATTTGAGAAGTATCGAAATCTTTGTATAATCCTTTAATGTTAGGATCACTCGGATCCCATTCATCTGTTCCATCCTGAGTTAATTGAATACATTGACCACCTTCATACGGCGCAACACCGATATTGTTTCCTTCAAGGAAGAACATAGTTCCCCAATCGGTATTGGTTCTCCAACCCGGTATAACTCTTGAATTAAGAATAGTTGAGATTCCTGACACATACTGCATCGGCAGTTTCTCAAAACTATAATTAAAGGCGTCCATATCACACAAATCTTCCGGTGTGGTTACACAGATGTGGAATGTTTTATCAGTTATCATTGGATCATTTAAAGTCAATCTGATTTTATAAGTATTCCCAACTACTAATTCGCTTGTATACTTAGCCACAAATGAATTGTTGTTACTGCATCCCTTTTCAACAAGAGACCCATCACCTTGCACTTCATATAAAGACATCATAATTTGAGGCCAAGCGCCTACATAGCCTCCTGTATAATAAGTTCCCGGAGCAAAATCACTTAATTCAACTACATGAACTTTTGAAGTGGCTACAAAGTCGTACCAAATATCACCGCCGTTCACTCCCGGACAAGAAGTTGGAACAGTAGAAGCTGTTGCTGAAATAAAAGAAGCATCTGCTCCTGAAAGTTCACAGGTTGATCCGGTATTTACTTGTAAACGAACTGCATTTACCGGCTCATCATTTCTGATAAATACTTTTGGCCCAGACCAGTAACTTTTATCTGTAGGACCACAAACGGCACGAACTAAATATTCATAAGTACCGTCTGCTGCATTCATAAAGTCTGCTGCTACCGGAGTATAAGATGGTGTATTTACTATAGTTCCTGATTGCGGAATCGTCCCTTGTCCATAAGGTTGTACAAAAACTTCCCATTGGGTTTCTGAGCCGCCCGGTGTCCATGAAAAGACACCTTGTGGGCTTACGGCTAAATTGGTTGGTTGTGGACAAGTCACTACGCCACAACTCGCAACACTTGAAAATAGCGTTGTGTTTACTGTACCTAATCCCAAAGGACTAGTCCAAACAATATTGTTTGATTCATCTCTGATAACAATTTGTGCTTCTGAATATTGTGTGCCACTACCGAATCCATTCCAATATAAAGAAAATTGAACACCTGAACATAAGAATACCTGATAATCTATAACAGGCGGCTGACCGAATCCCGGGAATTCTAATGCCTGCATTACAGAACCGTTTTGCATAACGGTAACGTTATCGGTAACTGTTCCAGTATTTCCATTGGTAACTGACATGGTATACATACATACGTTTGCATAATCACATTTTGTCAAAATTTCAAATGGCCCAACCCATTCGCTTTGTGATGAACCGCTACAAACTGCTCTAACATAATATTGGTAGAGCGTAGATGGTGTTAATCCTGTAACCGTATACGGATGCGTGTTAGCAGTGTAAAGATAAGCTGGTAAAGTATCTCCTGTTGGTGCCGGAGTACCATAAGGCTGAACCGAGATTTCCCAAGATGTTTCTGTACCTACAGTTTCCCAATTAACACGGGCTGATACATCAAGAATATTAGAAGTTGAAACATTAATAACTTCAGGACAAGCCGGAATATCTTCTACAATTACGTTGTCAATAAAAGTATATTGACCTCTGTAATTCCATGGATTTGGTGGAAAAAACGGTGTATGGAAACCAATGTTGATGTTGGTGTCGGTTGTAATACCGGTCAAGTCTATAACTTTCTCCCTCGTAGTAGTACCAGTTATAATTTCATGAACAAATGTAATGTCTAAAGGACCTGCAAGAGTTGAATAAGCACCTTGTGATATTGTTACCGTCAATCCATTGATGGCAGTAACTGTTGCGCCAAATGGAATTTGCCAGGCAAGATCGGCTCTGTCTCCTATTCTAACGCCTGCAACAGAAGTTAAGGTTAAGGTATTAGAACCCTCAACTATTCCTGTAGCATCCGTAGGACGAACAACATTATTTTCATATAAAATAGTTGAAAACTGATTGGCAGCTAGGCCATTTGTAGAAAGCATCACTTTTAAATCCTCTTCGAAATCTCCGTTGCTGTATGTTTTATAGTAAAAACGCAATCTTTGTCCTGCATGTGCCGTAATTGTTGGTGTAATTAACCAATCATTGTTGGCACCGTTCGTTCCCGTAAATAAAGCAGCCATCTGATTACCAAACATCGGTTGTACTGTTTGATTCAGATTCCAAGTGTTACCATCTGCTGCGTTATTATAAATTGTCCAACAAGTTTCTGTTTGTGAATTACTGTCAAAAGTTTCAATAAACGGAGTTGGCAAAGGATTGCAAATACTTCTGAAAGGGAATGGCCCTACCCATTCGCTGCTTTCTGTAGCATTACAAACCGCTCTTACATAATATTCGTAAGCCGTGTTTTCTGTAAGCGTTGCATGGTAAGTTGGTGTTGTGTTTACAGTGATTCCTGAACCAGTCGGAATGCCTGACAATGGTGCCTGAACAACTACTTCCCATTGTGTTTCAGTATATCCCGGTGTCCAGGATAAATCGGCAGACGTTGGCGTTATGTTAGCCGCGGTTAAACTAGCTAAATTTGGATTCGGGCAAGCCGGTGCATCTTCAATTACAAAATCGTCGATTGTCACGATACCCGTTTGAGTTGGATTAGGCATATTAGAAGGAAGACGGAAGGCAATATAGGTAGTACCTGTCCCTGTAAATAATACCGAATCTTCTATAAAGCTGTCATTGGTAAAATCGTGCAACGGAATCAAAGTAGTATAAGTAGCAAAATTAGCTGTTGATGACATCAATACTTCAAAATTCCCTCTTGGGTATAGCGGGATAGGACCTGCTCCGGCTGTTACTCTATAATTAAAACGCAGTCTTTTAGGACCAACGGCATTAACAGGTACACTAATTAAATAATCATCATAAGAAACAAAAGGGTCGAAAAAGCTAATCGGTTGTGGTCGTATGTTTGCATCAGTTCCATTGATTATCCATTCGGCATTATCGTTATTAGCGTTGTTCGTTGTCCAACAAAATTTCTTAGTATTAGGGTCAACAGTATTAAAACTTTCATAATACGGAGTAGGCTGTTCAATACATACTGTATTAAAGTTGATAGGTCCTACCCAAATACTTTGCTCAGTGGCATTGCAATACGCTCTCATATAGAACTCATATCGCGTAGATGGTGTTAATCCTGTTACTGTATAAGGATTAGTGCTCACAATGTTCCATACAGCACCCGGAGCTGGCGTTGCTGTCGGAACTCCTGTTCCTAATGGTTGTGCTACGAGTTGCCATTGTGTATTTGCGTATCCGTTGGTCCAGGAAATTTCTGCCGAAGTTGATGTTATAGATCCTGGTGTAACTACAGGATATGCAGGCTCCGAACAAGCCGGTAAATCTTCTACATATACATCATCAATATATAACCAGTTTCCAGTTTGTAAAGCTCCTGGTGGCACTATCCAGGCAATATTAATATCACCCGTAATATTAGGAATAGGAACAATCATTTCAATAAAATTGTATGCCGTAGTGTAAGATGCTAAAGGAACTATCGTTGTAGTAAAATTAGTAGCACCCACTCCCGTTGTAGAAAGTTTCACTTCAAATGAGCCCGGTCCACCAGTTGGGTTATCAACAATAAGACCCCAGTTGCCATAAATATTATATTTGAATCTAAGTCTTTTTTGTGTCACTCCGTCTAAATGGAACTTTGGCGTCACCAGGATGTCATTATTTTGACCTTCTGTTGATGTTCTCAATTTTGCTACTGGCTCACTAAACGCATTTGGACCATAATGAAAAGCATTCAAATCGTTGTTCAAATTCAAAGAAGTCCAGCATGGTTCCGGAATTCCATTTGCAGTGTTAGCACCAGTAAACCCGGTGTAATAAGGCAATGGCTGAATGTCACATTGTGTAGTAAAAGCTCTCGGAGCCGACCAAGATCCCAGAGTTCCACAAATAGACCGTACATATAAATTATAGCTAAAACCTGGTGTAAGCCCTGATATTGGATTGTTTATATTTGTTGTAGTAGGTGTCCCTGCTTGAGCAGCTGTTGGTGCCGGAGATGTAGCCGGTAAAACCAAATACTCCCATGCACTAACTAAATTGGCAACATTGTCCCATGAAGCCACAGCCGTAGTTTGTTGCAAATTATCAATAATCATTGACGGTTGAGAAGGAGAAGGACAAGTTGAACCACTAACAGTAAAAGTAAAACACATTCCCGCTCCCGGATTGGTATGCTGATATGGTGATGAGATTACAAATAAATAGGTATGCCCTGCTTGCGCGTAAAAATTTGGAATTTGTACAGGTGCAGTACTTGTAGTTGCTAATGCACCTAGACAACCCGCTGATGTTCCGACACCGGCACATCCATCAAACATAAAAACACTTGAAAGGGAATTGTAACAATTAGCAGCACCACCAGAGGTACTACTGATAGCTTGGGTAATATTGATTAATCCTGAAGTCGTAGGAGTATAAGAAAGATACACATGATTTCCTGATAATAGATTCATGGTCTGACCTACCGGCTGACAACTCATTCCCTGACTATTCATCTCAACATAAGTGGTACCATCATAATACTGATCCAGATTATTACTTAAGGTATAAGGCGTTGTGGTAACATCCGGTGGAATGACTATTGGTGTTGCACATGTTAATCCAACCATTGAGGTTGTAAATTGAAACGGTCCAGCCCAAGTGCTGGATGTTGATCCATCACAATTTGTTATGATATAAACATCATAGGTAGTATTAGGCGTCAATGTTGATGGTGTAGTATACGTAGTTCCTGAAACCGGAATACCTGTTGCTCCGTGACCTGCCCCTGCAGCTACTACTTCAATTCCGAAATTTGTAGCTGTTGGATGTGTCCAGTTTATTGTTGCGCTATCTGATGCTACTGTCGAAGTAATACCAGTCACAGGAGGGCAACTTGAAATTACTCTGGCGTTATCTACAAACCAGCTATCTCCTGCAGTTGATGATACTCCGGTCTGATTTGTTACTGCTACGAAAGCAATATAAACAGGAATTCCTGCTGGTATAGAAGGAATTGAAACAATTTTTTCTTCATAAGTAGTTGCTGCAACATTAAGCTGTGCTTCTGTCCATGAGGCTAAAACCACGTTAAAACTACTAATATCCGGTTGATTTGCAGTTGAAATTCTAACCTGATATGTTGCGCCTCTGTTTGTAAAACTTCCTTGCTTTGTCCAAAAACGAATTTCACCATTGGAAGGAGTTAAAAATTGAGGCGTAATCAGGAAATATTCTGCTGTAACTCCGACAGTACTATTTAATGCCGGATTTACAAAAGCGCCTCCACTAGCTAAATAACCACCTGCCGGAGTTGGTGACCAGTTATTAGTTGGTGCAGTTGCCAAATTACTATTAACTGCCCAGGTTCCCGGAATGCCACTTTCAAAATATTCTGGCGGAAGCTGACCATAACTTAAATTAGTCATGATTAGGAAAAACAAAGCAAAAATTCGCTGAAGAACTAT is part of the Flavobacterium sangjuense genome and harbors:
- a CDS encoding choice-of-anchor J domain-containing protein translates to MQKNYPFFETTFPKVNHGIFQKNYVNENGAMSKIVLQRIFALFFLIMTNLSYGQLPPEYFESGIPGTWAVNSNLATAPTNNWSPTPAGGYLASGGAFVNPALNSTVGVTAEYFLITPQFLTPSNGEIRFWTKQGSFTNRGATYQVRISTANQPDISSFNVVLASWTEAQLNVAATTYEEKIVSIPSIPAGIPVYIAFVAVTNQTGVSSTAGDSWFVDNARVISSCPPVTGITSTVASDSATINWTHPTATNFGIEVVAAGAGHGATGIPVSGTTYTTPSTLTPNTTYDVYIITNCDGSTSSTWAGPFQFTTSMVGLTCATPIVIPPDVTTTPYTLSNNLDQYYDGTTYVEMNSQGMSCQPVGQTMNLLSGNHVYLSYTPTTSGLINITQAISSTSGGAANCYNSLSSVFMFDGCAGVGTSAGCLGALATTSTAPVQIPNFYAQAGHTYLFVISSPYQHTNPGAGMCFTFTVSGSTCPSPSQPSMIIDNLQQTTAVASWDNVANLVSAWEYLVLPATSPAPTAAQAGTPTTTNINNPISGLTPGFSYNLYVRSICGTLGSWSAPRAFTTQCDIQPLPYYTGFTGANTANGIPEPCWTSLNLNNDLNAFHYGPNAFSEPVAKLRTSTEGQNNDILVTPKFHLDGVTQKRLRFKYNIYGNWGLIVDNPTGGPGSFEVKLSTTGVGATNFTTTIVPLASYTTAYNFIEMIVPIPNITGDINIAWIVPPGALQTGNWLYIDDVYVEDLPACSEPAYPVVTPGSITSTSAEISWTNGYANTQWQLVAQPLGTGVPTATPAPGAVWNIVSTNPYTVTGLTPSTRYEFYMRAYCNATEQSIWVGPINFNTVCIEQPTPYYESFNTVDPNTKKFCWTTNNANNDNAEWIINGTDANIRPQPISFFDPFVSYDDYLISVPVNAVGPKRLRFNYRVTAGAGPIPLYPRGNFEVLMSSTANFATYTTLIPLHDFTNDSFIEDSVLFTGTGTTYIAFRLPSNMPNPTQTGIVTIDDFVIEDAPACPNPNLASLTAANITPTSADLSWTPGYTETQWEVVVQAPLSGIPTGSGITVNTTPTYHATLTENTAYEYYVRAVCNATESSEWVGPFPFRSICNPLPTPFIETFDSNSQTETCWTIYNNAADGNTWNLNQTVQPMFGNQMAALFTGTNGANNDWLITPTITAHAGQRLRFYYKTYSNGDFEEDLKVMLSTNGLAANQFSTILYENNVVRPTDATGIVEGSNTLTLTSVAGVRIGDRADLAWQIPFGATVTAINGLTVTISQGAYSTLAGPLDITFVHEIITGTTTREKVIDLTGITTDTNINIGFHTPFFPPNPWNYRGQYTFIDNVIVEDIPACPEVINVSTSNILDVSARVNWETVGTETSWEISVQPYGTPAPTGDTLPAYLYTANTHPYTVTGLTPSTLYQYYVRAVCSGSSQSEWVGPFEILTKCDYANVCMYTMSVTNGNTGTVTDNVTVMQNGSVMQALEFPGFGQPPVIDYQVFLCSGVQFSLYWNGFGSGTQYSEAQIVIRDESNNIVWTSPLGLGTVNTTLFSSVASCGVVTCPQPTNLAVSPQGVFSWTPGGSETQWEVFVQPYGQGTIPQSGTIVNTPSYTPVAADFMNAADGTYEYLVRAVCGPTDKSYWSGPKVFIRNDEPVNAVRLQVNTGSTCELSGADASFISATASTVPTSCPGVNGGDIWYDFVATSKVHVVELSDFAPGTYYTGGYVGAWPQIMMSLYEVQGDGSLVEKGCSNNNSFVAKYTSELVVGNTYKIRLTLNDPMITDKTFHICVTTPEDLCDMDAFNYSFEKLPMQYVSGISTILNSRVIPGWRTNTDWGTMFFLEGNNIGVAPYEGGQCIQLTQDGTDEWDPSDPNIKGLYKDFDTSQITLMDFSFASATRQANGTGSTLQLFAGPPSGPFTVIAEDFANSSNWDLIQGSYNIPSGQTTTRFIFRTVGNAIGHILDAANFKANVDITINTANTTLDCTTTSMSFDANGVGQWVADAGNPATTTIANPNSGLTNVSGFTTPGTYTFHWNSQYCEKSITITKQGTTDVPVVTTPVTYCQGTTATALTATTPNPGDSLIWYTTPTGGTGSTTAPTPQTATAGTTSYYVSVVGSGGCEGARTEIVVQVITLPTATISGTTTICGGATATITFNGTPNATVTYTVNSGSPQTIVLDGTGIATLTTSALTANATYDLVSATSAGTSTCSQPLTGSVLVTVETLPTATISATPAICEGTTASVTFTGTANATVTYTVDSGSNQTIVLDSAGLASITTPILTVNSTYTLISITATGTLACSQTLSGSATITVNALPNVTISGTTSICSGATATITFTGTPNATVTYTVDSGSNQTITLDATGNATVTTPALTINSTYTLVSVSAGVTLCSQAVTGSAVITVGALPTATISGTTTVCQSAVNPTITFTGANGAAPYTFTYTINSGANQTITTTTGNSVSISVPTATVGVFTYNLVSVSSAGLSSCSQAQTGSAVVTVNALPTATISGTTTICTGSTATISFSGTANATVTYTVDSGTPQTIVLDGVGLASITTAALTAGATYTLVSVTSAGSPACSQTVTGSAVITVNQLTTPNVTFSYAQTCSNATSNPLPILTANFATGGVFSSSTVTVNSATGAVTLSTAAVGTHQITYTLGANSSTCTDGGVFTASITIVASITPVTGFGYDISYCADAANDLPTLSANFTTGGVFSAGAGLIINPATGEINIAQSNPGTYVITYAVAADAATCNIGGSTNFTITITPDLAFTIDDFCQNSSLTLQLIDTNFDASTASYTWTQGSSTIGTNATLNIDEYLSQNPSLSLPLTFGVSVGVNGCTTSQNITIENNPCLLIPRGISPNNDQVNDTFDLSDYGVKEITIFNRYGTIVYSFSGNYTNQWKGQSDSGQELPDGTYFYSIHTTEGATKTGWVYINREY